The Flavobacterium sp. HJ-32-4 genome contains a region encoding:
- the cyoE gene encoding heme o synthase, translating to MSGAPHTTFRTIVGDFRQITKAGLAISVVFSSLAGYLLGIREFATSDLLTLLMLAVGGYCMVGASNAFNQIIEKDLDAKMDRTRNRPVASGRMAPSVAFVIASLLTIAGVAILYAINPKTAMFGAISIFLYACVYTPLKTVTSLSVFVGAFPGAIPFMLGWVAATGEFGIEAGTLFLIQFFWQFPHFWAIGWFLYEDYEKAGFYMLPSGKRDRTTALQTILYTLWLTIASLLPAFFMLGRLRLSTVAAVIVFLLGMWMLVYAVKLYRDRTSKAARTLMLVSVSYITLLQIVYITDKFLQ from the coding sequence TTGAGCGGCGCACCGCATACCACTTTCCGGACCATAGTAGGTGATTTCAGGCAGATCACCAAGGCAGGACTTGCCATCAGCGTGGTATTCTCGTCATTGGCGGGTTATCTGTTGGGGATCAGGGAGTTCGCTACATCTGATTTGCTCACGTTGCTGATGTTGGCGGTAGGGGGATATTGTATGGTAGGGGCGTCAAATGCCTTCAACCAGATCATCGAAAAAGACCTTGATGCCAAGATGGACCGCACCCGGAACCGTCCGGTGGCGTCGGGGCGGATGGCGCCTTCCGTAGCCTTTGTCATCGCGAGTCTCCTGACCATAGCAGGTGTGGCCATCCTATACGCTATCAACCCTAAGACCGCCATGTTCGGCGCGATTTCGATCTTTTTATACGCGTGCGTTTACACACCGCTGAAGACCGTGACCTCGCTGTCGGTTTTTGTGGGGGCTTTTCCGGGCGCCATTCCGTTTATGTTGGGATGGGTAGCCGCAACCGGTGAATTTGGTATTGAGGCTGGGACATTGTTCCTGATCCAGTTCTTTTGGCAGTTTCCCCATTTTTGGGCGATTGGTTGGTTTTTGTATGAAGACTACGAAAAGGCCGGATTCTATATGTTACCTTCCGGGAAGCGCGACCGCACAACGGCGCTTCAAACCATTCTATATACCTTGTGGTTGACGATTGCGTCGTTATTACCGGCGTTTTTCATGTTGGGGAGGTTGCGCCTGTCGACAGTGGCCGCGGTTATCGTCTTCTTGCTGGGGATGTGGATGCTGGTCTACGCCGTAAAACTCTACCGCGACCGAACGTCTAAGGCCGCCCGGACACTGATGCTCGTCAGCGTCAGCTACATCACGCTATTGCAAATTGTATATATTACCGATAAATTCCTTCAATAA
- the deoC gene encoding deoxyribose-phosphate aldolase translates to MNRDDIRYYLDSTFLKTTADGLTEKELRQAAFATVDEAIKEGFRAVMLRPDQVPGAIARIRAAKAKTLCGTVIDFPEGKGGVEKKLAELQQALDDGADEVDVVCDYQAFRHGDEERVRTEVAACTDLALSHHKTIKWILETAALSDGEIVRLTALVRNTVIRRVKEDRYPHVFLKSSTGFFPVTGGAGNGATPEAIVMMLENACPLPVKASGGIRDFETAQAYIRLGVSRIGTSSAKAIAEGRVSTSTY, encoded by the coding sequence ATGAACCGCGATGACATTCGATATTACCTCGATTCGACTTTCCTAAAAACAACCGCCGACGGATTAACCGAAAAGGAGCTCCGCCAGGCAGCCTTTGCAACGGTTGACGAGGCCATCAAAGAGGGATTTCGCGCGGTCATGCTGCGACCCGACCAAGTGCCGGGTGCTATAGCGCGCATCCGTGCAGCAAAGGCCAAAACGCTCTGTGGCACCGTAATCGATTTCCCAGAAGGGAAGGGCGGGGTCGAAAAGAAGCTCGCCGAACTGCAACAAGCCCTTGACGACGGGGCCGACGAGGTAGATGTCGTATGCGACTACCAGGCCTTCCGTCACGGCGACGAAGAGCGCGTACGCACGGAAGTAGCGGCCTGCACCGACCTGGCACTTTCCCATCACAAAACCATCAAGTGGATACTTGAAACCGCAGCGCTTTCCGATGGCGAAATCGTACGTCTGACGGCCCTCGTACGCAACACCGTCATCCGACGGGTCAAAGAAGACCGCTACCCGCATGTGTTTTTGAAATCGTCAACCGGATTTTTCCCTGTAACGGGCGGAGCCGGAAATGGCGCCACACCTGAAGCTATCGTCATGATGCTTGAGAATGCCTGTCCGCTACCCGTGAAAGCGTCGGGTGGCATTCGTGATTTTGAAACCGCACAAGCGTATATCCGTCTGGGCGTTTCGCGTATCGGCACTTCGTCGGCGAAAGCCATCGCCGAAGGCCGTGTCTCGACCTCTACCTATTGA
- a CDS encoding capsule assembly Wzi family protein, with product MKQLASLFLFFAFLSTHAQSSNDPVFPGCESETDRVACFATKLQAYVYDHFTVPAELQSYSGEVIVLFEVTEEGTFRVLYVNTTEAALEKEARSVFASLPKVKPGYRNGIPVYTKYTHRIAIPLQKDAVVPVAAGAKGNASVQDDRILNELDTIRTLPFEHRLYSSNMNVPFTHVSYAAFEAAMNVVGANNHTGYKPYLYSDVKRYFDMKGENEKLFRKTSSWWGRKIWNENLAQFQGKDYWFTLNPMLDVRVGKSDPSDFSYTYQNTRALQVQGGLGDNLTFTTTIYESQGRFADYYNDYARSIAPSGGNPAIIPGIGIAKDFKTDAFDFPSAEANLSYSPSRYFNLQLGYGRNFIGDGYRSLILGDAASPYPYVKLHSTFWKIRYTNTYMWLKDVRDDVTVDRTYATKFMANHYLSLNVTNRLNLGFFESVIWANTNDRGFDINFVNPIIFYRSVEFASSARSGNAALGLTFKYKWQNNLHFYGQFFLDEFSLGAVKDGNQSWLNKYGYQVGATYTNAFSIQGLTLQAEYNHVRPYVYSHSDPLTNYGHNNQSMGHPWGGNFRELLAIARYRKGRYYADARLTYGIRGLDFNTADDNFNYGSDIYRNYTEGRPYDTGVRIGQGNKTTLVMGDVQAGYLVNPTTNLRAFVNLIVRNASPELETPVMQNGTTTWFMVGVRSELFNMYFDY from the coding sequence ATGAAACAACTCGCCTCGCTTTTTCTCTTTTTCGCTTTTCTGTCCACCCACGCCCAGTCGTCCAACGATCCGGTGTTCCCCGGATGTGAATCCGAAACGGATCGTGTTGCCTGCTTCGCAACGAAGCTACAGGCCTATGTCTACGATCACTTCACCGTACCGGCGGAACTGCAATCGTATAGCGGAGAAGTAATTGTATTGTTCGAGGTAACCGAAGAAGGTACGTTCCGTGTGCTTTATGTCAATACGACCGAGGCCGCCCTCGAGAAGGAAGCCCGTTCCGTGTTTGCCTCGCTGCCCAAAGTGAAGCCCGGCTATCGGAATGGGATTCCGGTTTATACGAAATATACCCATCGCATCGCCATCCCGCTACAGAAAGACGCTGTGGTTCCGGTCGCTGCGGGGGCGAAGGGAAATGCATCGGTGCAAGATGATCGGATACTGAACGAATTGGATACCATCCGTACCCTTCCGTTCGAACATCGCCTTTACAGCTCGAATATGAATGTGCCGTTTACCCACGTGAGCTATGCCGCTTTTGAGGCGGCGATGAATGTCGTAGGCGCAAACAACCACACGGGTTATAAGCCGTATCTCTACAGTGATGTCAAACGGTATTTTGACATGAAGGGTGAGAATGAAAAGCTCTTCCGGAAGACGTCTTCGTGGTGGGGACGGAAAATCTGGAATGAGAACCTGGCCCAGTTCCAGGGCAAGGACTATTGGTTCACGCTCAACCCGATGCTGGATGTGCGGGTTGGGAAAAGCGACCCATCCGATTTCAGTTATACGTATCAGAATACAAGGGCGCTGCAGGTGCAGGGTGGACTTGGAGACAACCTGACCTTTACCACCACCATCTACGAAAGCCAGGGCCGCTTCGCCGATTATTATAACGACTACGCACGGTCAATCGCACCGTCGGGCGGGAATCCGGCTATTATACCGGGTATCGGCATTGCAAAGGATTTCAAAACAGACGCCTTCGATTTCCCATCCGCGGAAGCAAACCTGTCGTACTCACCCAGCCGGTACTTCAACCTGCAGTTGGGTTACGGCCGGAATTTCATCGGTGATGGTTACCGTTCGCTGATATTGGGCGATGCGGCGAGTCCCTATCCGTATGTGAAGCTCCATTCCACCTTCTGGAAAATCAGGTATACCAATACCTACATGTGGCTGAAAGATGTGCGTGACGACGTGACGGTCGACCGTACGTATGCCACAAAATTCATGGCGAACCATTACCTGAGCCTCAATGTAACCAATCGATTGAATCTCGGTTTTTTCGAGTCGGTCATTTGGGCCAATACGAACGACCGTGGTTTCGATATCAACTTTGTCAACCCGATTATTTTCTATCGAAGCGTGGAGTTTGCTTCGTCGGCACGTAGCGGAAATGCCGCGTTGGGACTGACGTTCAAATATAAATGGCAGAACAACCTGCATTTTTACGGGCAGTTCTTCCTTGATGAGTTTTCACTCGGTGCGGTGAAAGACGGTAACCAAAGCTGGCTGAATAAATATGGGTATCAGGTAGGTGCGACCTATACGAATGCCTTTTCGATTCAGGGCCTGACCTTGCAGGCAGAGTACAACCATGTGCGCCCCTACGTCTATTCCCACAGTGATCCGCTCACAAACTACGGGCATAACAACCAAAGCATGGGGCACCCGTGGGGCGGCAACTTCCGTGAATTGCTCGCCATCGCCCGCTACCGAAAGGGCCGCTACTATGCCGATGCCAGGTTGACGTATGGTATACGGGGGCTCGACTTCAATACGGCCGACGACAATTTCAATTACGGAAGCGACATCTACAGGAATTATACCGAAGGACGCCCCTACGATACCGGCGTGCGGATTGGCCAGGGCAACAAAACCACATTGGTAATGGGCGATGTGCAGGCAGGATATCTCGTGAACCCGACCACAAACCTGCGCGCATTTGTCAACCTGATTGTCCGAAATGCGAGTCCGGAACTCGAAACACCCGTCATGCAAAACGGTACGACTACCTGGTTTATGGTGGGGGTTCGGTCAGAACTGTTCAATATGTACTTCGATTATTAA
- a CDS encoding cytochrome c oxidase subunit 3, translating into MATSTDYKFKSDRSKKMLLWVSMVSMVMVFAALTSAYVVSSSRGDWKPIDLPSSFFISTALMLVSSITFFLVKRQVVAGKRGGASLFLGLTFALGCAFVFFQFQGFQQLYRDGLFPAGNYATINVSFLWVLVLTHLAHLTGGMISLLVIIYNHFKQKYGPGQTLGIELGALFWHFLDFLWLYLFLFLYFFK; encoded by the coding sequence ATGGCAACTTCCACAGATTATAAATTCAAGAGTGACCGCTCAAAGAAGATGCTGCTTTGGGTGTCTATGGTCAGTATGGTAATGGTGTTTGCGGCGCTCACAAGTGCGTATGTGGTGAGTAGCTCGCGTGGCGACTGGAAACCTATTGACCTGCCGTCTTCCTTTTTCATCAGTACGGCCCTTATGTTGGTGAGCAGCATCACGTTTTTTCTTGTTAAGCGACAGGTAGTCGCCGGAAAAAGGGGTGGGGCGTCGCTGTTCCTGGGGTTGACTTTTGCCCTCGGGTGCGCCTTCGTGTTCTTTCAATTTCAGGGTTTCCAGCAGTTGTATCGCGACGGACTTTTCCCTGCCGGAAACTACGCCACAATCAACGTTTCATTCCTTTGGGTGCTGGTATTGACCCACCTTGCACACCTTACAGGAGGCATGATATCACTGTTGGTTATAATTTATAATCATTTTAAACAGAAATACGGTCCGGGTCAAACACTTGGGATTGAACTGGGTGCGCTATTCTGGCACTTTCTCGATTTTCTGTGGCTTTACCTGTTTTTATTTTTGTATTTCTTCAAATAA
- a CDS encoding VanZ family protein: MRLTKTLSEHKNTLLWAAVAWTVLLTVLCLIKLEALPAKSVMGHDKVGHGIFHFAFVLLWFLNFRFRCNWSLGKALCYSFVFSLLYGIAIELMQYTFTDTRKADVWDVVANSTGASLCVLLLWMTRRRKGGRTASR; the protein is encoded by the coding sequence GTGAGGCTTACAAAGACCTTATCGGAGCATAAAAACACCTTGTTGTGGGCAGCCGTCGCCTGGACGGTGCTCCTCACGGTTTTGTGCCTAATTAAGCTTGAAGCACTTCCGGCAAAAAGTGTCATGGGCCACGACAAAGTGGGCCATGGCATTTTTCATTTTGCCTTTGTGCTATTGTGGTTTCTTAACTTTCGCTTTCGCTGTAACTGGAGTCTCGGAAAGGCATTGTGCTATTCGTTCGTTTTTTCACTCCTTTACGGCATCGCCATCGAGTTGATGCAATACACGTTTACCGATACCCGAAAGGCGGATGTGTGGGACGTGGTGGCCAATTCTACAGGTGCGTCCCTATGCGTTTTGCTTTTGTGGATGACCCGTCGTCGGAAAGGCGGGCGTACTGCCTCCCGTTAA